From Acidipropionibacterium acidipropionici, one genomic window encodes:
- a CDS encoding 3' terminal RNA ribose 2'-O-methyltransferase Hen1, translating into MAHVLLTVTMTGPDAPALGFLLHKHPDRVQTFHLSVGEATVFYPQSDPERVTAALVVEPDPIGMVKGRLRSSHGRSLTDYVTDRPYAASSMLSVAIGRVFTTALAGRCDARPEIAASPVPLEIRVPAVPVRPADGDLQGPDLVRALFSPLGWSVEAAQQPMGPDGGWGPAPYVDLTLTGTLRLADALSHLYVLLPVLDDSKHYWVGSDEVTKLVRRGEGWLADHPRRDLIVDRYLLARHDYVEDAAARLEVLDDSAPEETEDTEEETSTPLRIRRRDAVTAVLGEIGAHRAVDMGCGEGFYLHALLDDPAITEVVGADVSPRAMSIAEKRLNLDRMPERQRARLTLRQSSVTYRDDRLAGFDAILLIEVIEHLDPDRIASLEANILGFAHPGHLIVTTPNREYNRVYGLAPGTLRHRDHRFEWTRDQFGDWARAAAQAHGYTVEFRPVGDQDPKAGPPTQMAVFTRKEQ; encoded by the coding sequence ATGGCTCATGTGCTGCTGACAGTGACAATGACCGGTCCTGACGCGCCGGCCCTGGGATTCCTGCTCCACAAGCATCCCGACCGCGTCCAGACCTTCCACCTGTCCGTCGGCGAGGCCACCGTCTTCTACCCGCAGTCCGATCCCGAGCGGGTCACCGCGGCCCTGGTGGTCGAGCCCGACCCCATCGGCATGGTGAAGGGACGGTTGCGCTCATCCCACGGGCGCTCGCTCACCGACTACGTCACCGACCGCCCCTACGCCGCATCCTCCATGCTCTCGGTGGCGATCGGCCGGGTGTTCACCACCGCGCTGGCCGGTCGCTGCGACGCCCGCCCCGAGATCGCCGCCTCACCGGTGCCCCTGGAGATCCGGGTGCCCGCCGTCCCGGTGCGGCCCGCCGACGGCGACCTGCAGGGCCCCGACCTGGTGCGCGCCCTCTTCTCACCCCTGGGCTGGAGTGTGGAGGCCGCCCAGCAGCCCATGGGTCCCGACGGCGGCTGGGGGCCGGCCCCCTACGTCGACCTCACGCTCACCGGCACGCTCCGGCTGGCCGACGCCCTGTCGCATCTGTATGTGCTGCTGCCCGTCCTCGACGACTCCAAGCACTACTGGGTGGGCTCCGACGAGGTGACCAAACTCGTGCGCCGCGGCGAGGGCTGGCTCGCCGACCACCCCCGGCGGGATCTCATCGTCGACCGCTACCTGCTGGCTCGCCACGACTACGTCGAGGACGCCGCCGCGCGGCTCGAGGTGCTCGACGACTCGGCCCCCGAGGAGACCGAGGACACCGAGGAGGAGACCAGCACCCCCTTGAGGATCCGGCGGCGCGACGCCGTGACGGCCGTCCTCGGCGAGATCGGCGCCCACCGGGCGGTCGACATGGGCTGCGGCGAGGGGTTCTACCTGCACGCCCTGCTCGACGACCCGGCCATCACCGAAGTGGTCGGCGCCGACGTCTCACCCAGGGCAATGTCGATCGCCGAGAAGCGCCTCAACCTGGACCGGATGCCTGAACGTCAGCGGGCCAGGCTCACCCTGCGGCAGTCGTCGGTCACCTACCGCGACGACCGGCTGGCCGGCTTCGACGCGATCCTGCTCATCGAGGTCATCGAGCACCTGGATCCCGACCGGATCGCCTCTTTGGAGGCCAACATCCTCGGCTTCGCGCACCCCGGCCATCTCATCGTCACCACCCCCAACCGCGAGTACAACCGGGTCTACGGCTTGGCGCCCGGGACCCTGCGCCACCGGGACCACCGGTTCGAGTGGACCCGCGACCAGTTCGGCGACTGGGCCAGGGCCGCCGCACAGGCCCACGGCTACACCGTGGAGTTCAGACCGGTCGGCGACCAGGACCCGAAGGCCGGCCCGCCGACCCAGATGGCCGTGTTCACCAGGAAGGAGCAGTGA